A genome region from Arachis duranensis cultivar V14167 chromosome 6, aradu.V14167.gnm2.J7QH, whole genome shotgun sequence includes the following:
- the LOC107494708 gene encoding V-type proton ATPase subunit C — protein MANRYWVVSLPVHNSASTLWNQLQDQISKHSFDTPLYRFNIPNLRVGTLDSLLSLSDDLAKSNTFMEGVSHKIRRQIEELERISGVESSGLTVDGVPVDSYLTRFVWDEAKYPTMSPLKEIVDGIHGQVAKIEDDLKVRVSEYNNIRSQLNAINRKQTGSLAVRDLSNLVKPEDIITSEHLTTLLAIVSKYSQKDWLASYETLTNYVVPRSSKKLYEDNEYALYTVTLFNRVADNFRTSAREKGFQIRDFEYSPETHEGRKQELDKLMREQESLRGSLLQWCYTSYGEVFSSWMHFCAVRLFAESILRYGLPPSFLACVLAPSVKAEKKVRSILEGLSDSTNSSYWKSEDDVGMAALAGEDAHPYVSFTINLV, from the exons ATGGCGAACAGGTACTGGGTGGTGTCACTTCCCGTTCACAACTCCGCTTCCACTCTCTGGAACCAGCTCCAGGATCAAATCTCCAAGCACTCTTTCGACACCCCTCTCTACAGG TTCAACATCCCTAATCTCCGCGTCGGAACCCTagactctctcctctctctcagCGATGATCTCGCCAAG TCCAACACTTTCATGGAAGGAGTGTCGCACAAGATCCGGCGCCAGATTGAGGAACTTGAGAGGATCTCCGGCGTCGAGAGCAGCGGTCTCACTGTCGATGGTGTCCCTGTTGATTCCTATTTAACCAG ATTTGTTTGGGATGAAGCAAAGTACCCCACTATGTCGCCATTGAAAGAGATCGTTGATGGAATTCATGGTCAAGTAGCAAAGATAGAGGATGATCTCAAG GTTCGTGTTTCTGAGTACAACAATATCCGCAGTCAGCTTAATGCTATCAACCGAAAGCAAACTGGAAG CTTAGCTGTCCGTGACCTTTCCAACTTGGTAAAACCTGAGGATATTATAACTTCAGAACATTTAACTACTCTCCTTGCCATTGTTTCCAAGTATTCACAAAAGGATTGGCTCGCAAGCTACGAAACACTGACAAACTATGTG GTCCCCAGATCTTCCAAGAAGTTGTATGAGGATAATGAATATGCTCTTTACACTGTAACACTCTTCAATCGTGTTGCGGACAACTTCAGAACTAGTGCACGTGAAAAAGGGTTTCAa ATTCGTGATTTTGAATACAGTCCAGAAACACACGAGGGGCGAAAGCAGGAGTTAGATAAATTGATGCGGGAACAGGAAAGTTTGAGAGGTTCTTTGTTGCAGTGGTGCTATACCAGCTATGGAGAG GTTTTCAGCTCGTGGATGCATTTCTGTGCTGTACGTTTATTTGCTGAGAGCATTCTGAGATATGGTCTACCACCATCTTTCTTG GCATGTGTTTTAGCTCCATCTGTAAAAGCTGAAAAGAAAGTACGTTCTATCCTTGAAGGTTTGAGTGATAGCACAAACAG TTCATACTGGAAGTCTGAGGATGATGTAGGGATGGCGGCCCTAGCGGGTGAGGATGCCCACCCCTACGTGTCCTTCACAATCAATCTTGTTTGA